One genomic segment of Huiozyma naganishii CBS 8797 chromosome 8, complete genome includes these proteins:
- the MCM1 gene encoding transcription factor MCM1 (similar to Saccharomyces cerevisiae MCM1 (YMR043W); ancestral locus Anc_2.608), which yields MSDQELKEDPTLSPANSAGNNVGGDPDTPTGSGSGGNGASQKERRKIEIKFIENKTRRHVTFSKRKHGIMKKAFELSVLTGTQVLLLVVSETGLVYTFSTPKFEPIVTQQEGRNLIQACLNAPDDDDEEEEEADDEEAQRQQQQQVQKQQQVQQQGQQQAMHAQQQQQLQQQHQQMQMQQVPQQMGQPPHLHQLPPVAGDHPHAFSMDGFGNGKDGQGVPMGGPGNPGTGSIQQQGIPQQQQQGIPAPQQQQQQQQPHDQIKMDPHGSASGATNAVYQQYFQTAQPNQY from the coding sequence ATGTCTGATcaggaattgaaggaagATCCGACGCTGTCGCCAGCGAACTCCGCGGGGAACAATGTTGGCGGGGATCCGGACACGCCCACGGGGTCTGGCAGTGGCGGGAACGGTGCGTCGCAGAAGGAGAGGCGGAAGATAGAGATCAAGTTTATAGAGAACAAGACGCGGAGGCATGTCACGTTCTCGAAGCGGAAACACGGGATCATGAAGAAGGCGTTTGAGTTGTCCGTGCTCACGGGGACGCAGGTTTTGTTGCTTGTCGTCTCGGAAACTGGGCTTGTTTACACTTTCAGTACTCCGAAGTTTGAACCCATCGTCACGCAGCAGGAGGGGAGAAATCTGATCCAGGCGTGTTTGAACGCTCcagacgatgatgacgaggaggaggaggaggcggacgacgaggaggcccagagacagcaacagcagcaagtGCAGAAGCAGCAACAggtgcagcagcagggACAACAGCAGGCAATGCAcgcacagcagcagcagcagttgcaacagcagcaccagcagaTGCAGATGCAGCAGGTGCCCCAACAGATGGGCCAACCACCACACTTGCACCAGTTACCACCCGTCGCAGGAGACCACCCGCATGCGTTCTCGATGGACGGGTTCGGAAACGGTAAAGATGGGCAAGGTGTGCCCATGGGCGGGCCTGGGAACCCGGGAACAGGCAGTATACAACAGCAGGGGATCccccaacagcaacagcagggGATACCGGCGcctcagcagcaacagcagcagcagcagcccCACGACCAAATCAAGATGGACCCGCATGGAAGCGCAAGCGGCGCCACGAACGCGGTGTACCAGCAGTACTTCCAAACCGCACAACCAAACCAATACTAG
- the YNK1 gene encoding nucleoside diphosphate kinase (similar to Saccharomyces cerevisiae YNK1 (YKL067W); ancestral locus Anc_2.606), with translation MSTERTFIAIKPDGVQRGLVAPIIARFEQKGYKLAGIKLVQATPELLAKHYEEHVNKPFYPKMAAFMSSGPIVAMCWEGKDVVKQGRVILGATNPLQSGPGTIRGDFGIDLGRNVCHGSDSVESATREIGLWFQENELIQWTKIADAWIYE, from the coding sequence ATGTCCACTGAGAGAACTTTCATCGCTATCAAACCAGACGGTGTCCAAAGGGGACTTGTTGCCCCCATCATTGCTCGGTTTGAGCAGAAGGGGTACAAGCTTGCCGGGATCAAGCTCGTTCAGGCTACTCCTGAGTTGTTGGCGAAACACTACGAGGAACACGTCAACAAACCTTTCTACCCGAAGATGGCCGCCTTCATGTCCAGTGGTCCCATTGTCGCGATGTGCTGGGAGGGTAAAGACGTGGTGAAGCAAGGGAGGGTCATCCTCGGTGCGACGAACCCGTTGCAAAGTGGGCCGGGAACAATTAGAGGTGACTTCGGGATCGATCTGGGGAGGAACGTGTGCCACGGGAGTGACTCCGTGGAGAGTGCCACGAGAGAGATCGGATTGTGGTTCCAAGAGAACGAGTTGATCCAATGGACCAAGATCGCGGACGCTTGGATTTACGAGTAG
- the KNAG0H00460 gene encoding uncharacterized protein (similar to Saccharomyces cerevisiae YKL068W-A; ancestral locus Anc_2.611), translating into MSTFTLSSMKTLSNLENKDTVSAVYNTQAPQYLSLMNVAEDEEDDMVVDLNSGSLQAVSVKTWVCMAEITEQLRKL; encoded by the coding sequence ATGTCTACTTTCACGTTATCTTCGATGAAGACTCTCAgcaatttggaaaataaagaCACAGTGTCGGCTGTGTACAACACTCAGGCACCTCAATACCTGAGTCTCATGAACGTTGcagaagacgaagaggatgaTATGGTCGTCGATTTGAACTCGGGTTCATTGCAGGCAGTGTCTGTGAAAACATGGGTGTGTATGGCAGAGATAACGGAGCAGTTAAGGAAACTGTAG
- the KNAG0H00470 gene encoding uncharacterized protein (similar to Saccharomyces cerevisiae NUP100 (YKL068W) and NUP116 (YMR047C); ancestral locus Anc_2.610), translating to MFGQSQPFGGASNSFGGTNQQQGSSMFGMNQNNSTANNANSGFGGFQSTTTNNNNNNAGNSMFGRSQSAGGGLFGANSNNPATQNSTPFGSMNNNSANNSNTFGMNNQGNSMFGSGNQNNLPNAFASSNQGNAFGSMNKSAPTGSSMFGNTNTNNAGSGGLFGQSNNNAFGNTTSSFGSGQQNNAFGANTTNNSGGGLFGNKPMNTFGNNTQSTGNSGDLFGNANKPATGGGLFGQPAQNNAFGSANTASTGGGMFGQPNTQIGGGGMFGQNNQGTQQNSMFGNNQNNTNTGGMFGQQSTPFGAQNNSTNTGGLFGNKPAGGGMFGQNTTNQNQTGAGLFGQNANTQQQTGGLFGQKPGMQQSGGGLFGQNTNTAQQPGNSIFGQNNQQQQNGGMFGQQNNNNSLFGNKPAAPGGLLGQSNNTLNQPGNAGGLFGQNNQQQQQQQQPGNSLFGANKPATGGLFGQNTAQPQTSGGLFGANKPATGGLFGQSNMNQSQPSGGLFGQQQSAGNQQPSGGLFGQQNSLQQPQIGGTGLFGNKPATTGTSGGLFGNNSSTLNNTGAGQATTGGLFGAKPATSSTTGSGPGLFGNNSANSGLAAAPTLNSTGGTGLFGSKPAGQIGQLSNFATNSSTAAPGGGLFGNQNSTLGGSTGTGSNMFSQQMQGPSLGQTLPPPSNAPTQENKPLFVKVDMPDSITEPNKPTTTLLSADLKRRTSLRTLSRQAPRALFTSRKLLSGCVGNRMDITTAPSTPLSRPGSSLEHLDSATRNFSTDKSGESSGLLFKPDKQSFKNLIIKKKGDEGHAGPADGSTGVKKITFVTKEEDSESDVDWAETKDETTTVPPSIEAVPMTPNASDDSLPHVKFPSRVNDDITFIGDGHYISPSLETLKSTDLVQLRHVRDLVIGHSEYGKLEFLEPVDLSNVPLDLLCGSIVNFQERKCGVYESSSYKPPPGSGINVRCRITLFGCYPVLKDTREPVKDADHPVVKRHIAKLERRKVEHFESYDPRTGTYIFTADEVLM from the coding sequence ATGTTTGGGCAATCTCAGCCTTTTGGAGGTGCGTCTAATTCTTTTGGGGGGACAAACCAACAGCAGGGCTCCTCAATGTTTGGGATGAATCAGAATAATTCCACTGCGAACAATGCAAACTCTGGGTTTGGCGGCTTTCAATCGACcacaaccaacaacaacaacaacaatgcGGGGAACTCCATGTTTGGTAGGTCGCAgtctgctggtggtggCTTGTTTGGAGCAAACTCCAATAACCCAGCGACGCAGAACAGTACGCCCTTTGGCTCTATGAATAACAATTCTGCGAACAACTCCAACACCTTTGGGATGAACAATCAGGGGAATTCAATGTTTGGCAGCGGTAACCAAAATAATCTACCGAACGCCTTTGCGTCCTCCAACCAAGGGAATGCTTTCGGCAGTATGAACAAATCTGCACCAACTGGTTCCTCCATGTTCGGGAACACGAACACCAACAACGCTGGTTCTGGGGGGTTATTCGGTCAATCAAATAATAATGCCTTTGGTAACACAACCTCATCCTTTGGTTCAGGCCAACAGAACAACGCATTTGGTGCCAATACCACCAATAATTCAGGTGGGGGGCTCTTTGGTAATAAACCGATGAACACTTTTGGTAACAACACCCAATCCACGGGAAATTCGGGTGATCTTTTCGGGAACGCCAACAAGCCGGCAACTGGTGGCGGATTATTTGGGCAACCTGCTCAGAATAACGCCTTTGGATCTGCCAACACAGCATCTACCGGGGGAGGGATGTTTGGACAGCCAAACACTCAAATCGGTGGTGGGGGGATGTTTGGACAGAACAACCAAGGCACTCAGCAGAACTCCATGTTTGGTAACAACCAAAACAACACTAACACTGGTGGGATGTTTGGTCAACAGAGTACCCCCTTTGGCGCCCAAAATAACTCCACAAACACTGGTGGACTATTTGGTAATAAACCTGCAGGGGGTGGAATGTTTGGCCAGAATACCACTAACCAGAATCAAACCGGTGCTGGTCTTTTCGGGCAGAATGCGAACACTCAACAACAGACTGGTGGTCTATTTGGGCAAAAACCTGGGATGCAGCAGTCTGGAGGTGGGTTATTTGGCCAAAATACTAACACTGCACAACAACCTGGTAACAGTATCTTTGGTCAGAAtaaccagcagcaacaaaatGGGGGTATGTTTGGacaacaaaataataacaatTCCCTCTTTGGTAACAAACCTGCTGCTCCCGGTGGCTTACTAGGACAGAGTAACAATACTTTGAACCAACCTGGGAATGCTGGTGGCCTTTTCGGTCAGAATaatcaacagcagcaacagcaacagcaacctgGCAATAGTTTATTTGGTGCCAATAAACCTGCCACTGGTGGCCTTTTCGGGCAAAACACAGCACAACCACAGACGTCGGGCGGGTTATTTGGCGCTAACAAGCCTGCGACAGGCGGGCTGTTTGGGCAAAGTAACATGAACCAATCACAACCTAGTGGTGGACTATTTGGACAGCAGCAATCTGCTGGTAATCAACAACCTTCTGGTGGGTTATTTGGACAGCAGAATAGTCTCCAACAACCACAGATTGGTGGCACGGGTTTGTTTGGGAATAAACCTGCCACCACGGGCACTTCTGGGGGGTTGTTTGGGAATAACAGCAGCACTCTGAATAATACCGGTGCGGGACAGGCAACAACCGGTGGCCTATTCGGAGCGAAACCTGCTACTAGTTCTACCACTGGAAGTGGCCCTGGTCTGTTTGGGAACAACAGTGCGAATTCTGGGTTGGCTGCTGCCCCGACGTTGAACTCTACTGGTGGTACAGGGTTATTTGGGAGCAAACCTGCTGGTCAAATTGGACAACTTTCGAATTTTGCCACTAACAGCTCTACTGCGGCACCTGGTGGTGGTCTTTTCGGGAACCAAAACAGCACTTTAGGCGGTTCTACTGGCACTGGTTCCAACATGTTTTCACAACAGATGCAGGGACCATCACTTGGACAGACGTTGCCCCCACCCAGCAACGCCCCCACACAAGAGAACAAGCCATTATTTGTGAAAGTTGACATGCCTGATTCTATCACTGAGCCGAACAAACCGACAACTACGTTACTGAGTGCTGAtctgaagaggagaacTAGTTTGCGCACTCTGAGCAGACAGGCACCTAGGGCACTGTTCACCTCTAGGAAGTTGCTGAGTGGTTGTGTTGGGAACCGAATGGACATAACGACTGCTCCATCAACACCGTTATCTCGCCCCGGTTCCTCCCTAGAGCATCTTGACTCAGCTACTCGGAACTTTAGTACGGATAAGAGTGGTGAGTCCTCCGGGCTACTGTTCAAGCCTGACAAGCAGTCTTTCAAGAATCTGATtataaagaagaagggcGACGAAGGTCACGCGGGGCCAGCAGACGGGTCCACTGGAGTGAAGAAGATTACGTTTGTGACgaaagaggaggactcGGAGTCTGATGTGGACTGGGCAGAGACGAAAGACGAGACGACCACAGTTCCACCATCTATCGAAGCCGTCCCGATGACGCCGAATGCATCTGACGATTCCTTACCGCACGTCAAGTTTCCCAGTCGTGTGAACGACGACATTACGTTCATTGGTGACGGTCACTACATATCCCCATCTTTGGAGACATTGAAATCTACTGATCTTGTCCAATTGCGACACGTAAGGGATTTAGTCATTGGCCACAGCGAGTACGGTAAATTAGAGTTTTTAGAGCCCGTGGACCTTTCTAATGTGCCTCTAGACTTACTATGTGGCTCCATAGTCAACTTTCAAGAGCGTAAATGTGGCGTCTACGAGAGTTCGTCGTACAAACCTCCACCGGGGAGCGGGATCAACGTAAGATGCCGGATCACACTGTTCGGTTGCTACCCTGTCCTAAAGGACACCCGGGAGCCCGTAAAGGATGCGGACCACCCTGTTGTGAAAAGGCACATTGCCAAGTTAGAGAGACGGAAAGTGGAGCATTTCGAAAGTTACGACCCGCGCACGGGCACGTACATTTTCACCGCTGACGAGGTTCTTATGTAA
- the DPC7 gene encoding Dpc7p (similar to Saccharomyces cerevisiae YKL065W-A; ancestral locus Anc_2.605), translated as MFLSHDFQQRFGNNKLLTQTTSRALIAAVAVVVPYMTWVKYINSDRHSEIKNIYRKDRNL; from the coding sequence ATGTTTCTCTCGCATGATTTCCAGCAGCGGTTTGGCAACAACAAGTTGCTCACACAAACTACAAGCAGAGCACTCATCGCTGCCGTGGCAGTAGTAGTACCATACATGACGTGGGTCAAGTACATCAACAGTGATCGTCACAGTGAGATCAAGAACATATACCGAAAGGATAGAAACCTATAA
- the YET1 gene encoding Yet1p (similar to Saccharomyces cerevisiae YET1 (YKL065C) and YET2 (YMR040W); ancestral locus Anc_2.603): MSLYFALLFTVLSVEIGVLFLLVCPLPLRVRKLLYRGCQSCLAKQEFRVVASIIGVIVGLLFVDSFKRANVPVNLPRHSQQRVGEPPVGGYDPITSIQALASRSYNQRNAYISGFILYFAVGIMTVMSVVRRVIKYQELINKGEKPVEDTETKELRTVLQQRETDLAALKTQLENNEKFFDKNNEPSETDANLKKNE, from the coding sequence ATGAGTCTTTACTTTGCATTGCTGTTTACCGTGCTGAGCGTGGAGATCGGGGTTTTGTTTCTGCTCGTGTGTCCGCTGCCCCTACGGGTGCGCAAGCTGCTGTACAGGGGTTGTCAAAGTTGTCTCGCGAAACAGGAGTTCAGGGTCGTCGCGAGCATCATTGGTGTGATTGTTGGGTTGTTGTTCGTGGACTCCTTCAAGCGTGCGAACGTTCCTGTGAACTTGCCCCGTCATTCGCAACAACGGGTAGGGGAACCCCCAGTGGGAGGTTACGACCCAATCACGTCGATACAGGCGTTGGCGTCCAGGTCGTATAATCAACGGAACGCGTACATCTCAGGGTTCATCCTGTATTTCGCTGTAGGGATTATGACCGTGATGAGCGTCGTTCGTAGGGTCATCAAGTACCAAGAACTGATTAACAAGGGTGAGAAGCCCGTAGAGGACACTGAAACTAAGGAGTTGAGGACAGTGTTGCAACAGAGGGAGACGGATCTTGCCGCACTGAAGACACAACTCGAGAACAACGAGAAGTTCtttgacaagaacaacgaaCCGAGCGAGACGGACGCtaatttgaagaagaacgagtAG
- the ERB1 gene encoding ribosome biogenesis protein ERB1 (similar to Saccharomyces cerevisiae ERB1 (YMR049C); ancestral locus Anc_2.613), with translation MANRGKKVEHAPKKRVLEERDAVSDDEDVLNVEGLIDESSDDGEDDEEYESAVEEPVSSSEGVFAKVARDGNRAEAEGEEDEDSDAELNKLLAAQEIEDDEEYNTSDFSDDSGAMTDRLSGTKLKTIADPNIYTKFSDGQPRVLKPEIKPVYDSDDSDVETGNTIGNIPLSAYDEMPHIGYDINGKRIMRPAKGSALDKLLESIDLPEGWTGLLDKNSGSSLNLTEEELELISKIQKNEQTDESVNPYEPLIDWFTRHKEVMPLTAIPEPKRRFVPSKHEAKRVMKIVRAIREGRIIPPKKMKEMRKQEQEEHTYDIWGDAEEMDEHVMNLRAPKLPPPTNEESYNPPEEYLLNDEERKQWENTEYSEREKNFIPQKYSALRKVPGYTESIRERFERSLDLYLAPRVRKNKLNIDPESLIPELPSPKDLRPFPIKCSTVYMGHTDKIRTLSIDPSGLWLATGSDDGTVRIWEILTGREVFKIDFVDSEEDSDERIHCLEWNPDATTGILAVAVGENIHLIVPPIFGYEIENVGKSKIERGFGFDTFGTVKKSNLAVNDEDEDGDTAAETSSVKKTVAEWNKPSLRQQERDICITITCKKSVKKLSWHRKGDYFVSVQPESGHTSVLIHQLSKHLTQSPFKKSKGIIMDAKFHPFKPQLFVCSQRYVRIYDLSQQVLVKKLLPGARWLSKIDIHPRGDNLIASSFDKRVLWHDLDLASTPYKTLRYHDKAVRDVSFHKRLPLFNSAADDGTIHVFHATVYDDMMKNPLIVPLKKLTGHKVVSSLGVLNTVWHPREAWLFSAGADNTARLWTT, from the coding sequence ATGGCGAATCGTGGTAAGAAGGTGGAGCACGCTCCCAAGAAGAGGGTTTTGGAGGAACGTGACGCCGTTTctgacgatgaagatgtCTTGAATGTCGAGGGATTGATCGATGAGAGCAGCGATGATGGggaggatgatgaggaaTATGAATCTGCTGTGGAGGAGCCTGTATCATCAAGTGAGGGAGTTTTCGCCAAAGTTGCACGTGACGGGAATCGTGCTGAGGCTGAAGGTGAGGAAGATGAGGACTCTGACgcagaattgaacaaacttTTGGCCGCCCAAGAGATCgaggatgatgaagaaTATAATACTTCTGATTTCTCCGATGATAGTGGCGCGATGACGGACAGGTTATCTGGCACGAAACTGAAAACGATCGCAGACCCAAATATCTATACCAAGTTTTCAGACGGCCAACCACGGGTGTTGAAACCTGAGATCAAACCGGTCTATGACAGTGATGATAGTGACGTTGAGACCGGTAACACCATTGGTAATATTCCTCTGTCCGCGTATGACGAAATGCCACATATTGGTTACGATATCAATGGTAAGAGAATAATGAGGCCAGCCAAGGGTTCTGCGCTGGACAAGTTGCTTGAAAGCATTGACTTGCCAGAGGGTTGGACAGGTCTCTTAGATAAGAACTCCGGTTCCTCGTTGAATCTGACAGAAGAGGAATTGGAACTAATATCCAAGATCCAAAAGAATGAACAAACGGACGAATCTGTCAACCCTTACGAGCCTCTAATTGATTGGTTCACAAGGCACAAAGAGGTAATGCCGCTGACCGCTATTCCTGAACCGAAGAGAAGATTTGTCCCATCAAAGCACGAAGCGAAGCGGGTGATGAAGATTGTGAGAGCTATCAGAGAGGGCCGTATCATCCCACCTaagaagatgaaggaaATGAGGAAGcaggaacaagaagagcaCACTTACGACATCTGGGGGGACGCTGAGGAAATGGACGAGCACGTTATGAATCTGAGAGCTCCAAAACTACCTCCTCCAACTAATGAGGAGAGTTACAACCCTCCGGAAGAATATTTGCtgaacgacgaggagaggAAACAATGGGAGAACACAGAGTACAgtgagagagagaagaacttCATCCCTCAAAAATACTCTGCGTTGCGAAAAGTTCCAGGCTACACTGAATCGATTAGGGAACGGTTTGAGCGGTCATTGGATTTGTACCTTGCTCCTCGTGTGCGTAAAAACAAGCTGAACATTGACCCCGAGTCTTTGATCCCAGAGTTGCCATCACCCAAGGATTTGAGACCATTCCCAATCAAGTGTTCCACAGTTTACATGGGACACACTGATAAGATACGTACGCTTTCGATTGACCCATCGGGACTGTGGTTGGCCACAGGGTCTGACGACGGTACTGTGCGGATCTGGGAGATTCTAACCGGCAGAGaggttttcaaaattgatttTGTCGACTCTGAGGAGGATTCTGATGAACGCATTCATTGTCTGGAGTGGAATCCAGACGCGACGACGGGTATCCTAGCGGTTGCCGTTGGCGAGAACATTCATTTGATTGTGCCGCCTATCTTTGGCTACGAGATTGAGAATGTCGGTAAAAGCAAAATCGAACGCGGGTTCGGGTTTGACACGTTTGGGACTGTGAAGAAGTCAAATCTAGCTGTTaatgatgaggatgaggacgGTGACACCGCTGCAGAGACTTCCTCTGTCAAGAAGACTGTTGCTGAGTGGAACAAACCTTCTCTACGGCAGCAGGAGCGGGACATATGTATCACGATCACCTGCAAGAAATCCGTGAAGAAGCTTTCCTGGCACAGAAAGGGTGACTATTTTGTCAGTGTACAACCTGAATCGGGGCACACCTCTGTTTTGATCCACCAGTTGTCTAAACATTTGACGCAGTCGCCattcaagaaatccaagGGTATCATCATGGACGCGAAATTCCACCCCTTCAAACCTCAACTATTTGTGTGTTCGCAAAGGTACGTCAGAATCTACGATCTGTCGCAGCAAGTTTTGGTGAAAAAGTTGCTCCCCGGTGCGCGTTGGTTATCTAAGATAGACATACACCCACGGGGTGATAACCTGATTGCGTCCTCCTTTGATAAGAGAGTGTTGTGGCACGATTTGGATTTGGCGAGCACCCCTTACAAGACGCTGAGATACCACGATAAAGCTGTCAGGGATGTCTCCTTCCACAAGAGGTTACCCCTGTTCAACTCCGCAGCGGACGATGGGACGATCCACGTTTTCCACGCCACAGTGTACGACGACATGATGAAAAACCCGTTGATTGTCCCACTAAAGAAATTGACTGGCCACAAAGTGGTGAGCAGTCTCGGTGTGCTGAATACGGTGTGGCATCCTAGGGAGGCCTGGTTGTTTTCTGCCGGTGCGGACAACACGGCACGTCTGTGGACAACCTAA